Proteins encoded in a region of the Tepidibacillus fermentans genome:
- a CDS encoding iron-containing alcohol dehydrogenase produces the protein MRVSGYFIPTVNLFGAGSVKEVGERIKTLGGKKVLIVTDAFLAKVGMADQVKGLIEEAGLEAVIFDGAEPNPTDRNVEDGLKVWQENGCDSLVSLGGGSSHDCAKGIGLVAANGGRIHDYEGIDKSSNPFVPFVAVNTTAGTASEMTRFCIITDTSRKVKMAIVDWRVTPAVSINDPELMVGMPPSLTAATGMDALTHAIEAYVSTDANPLTDSAALMAIELISEYLPKAVANGSNMEAREKMAYAQFLAGMAFNNASLGYVHAMAHQLGGFYNLPHGVCNAILLPHVEQFNLIAAPERFRDIAVAMGENIDGLSVNEAAQKAIEAIKKLSASIGIPSGLAELGVKEEDFEIMAANAQKDATHLTNPRKATLEEIVQIFKNAM, from the coding sequence ATGAGAGTAAGCGGTTATTTTATTCCAACAGTTAATTTATTTGGAGCAGGAAGTGTAAAAGAAGTTGGGGAGCGGATTAAAACCTTAGGGGGGAAAAAGGTTTTAATCGTTACGGATGCTTTTTTAGCAAAAGTCGGAATGGCTGATCAAGTAAAAGGATTGATTGAAGAAGCAGGATTAGAAGCTGTGATCTTTGATGGCGCAGAACCTAATCCAACCGACCGTAATGTAGAAGATGGCCTTAAAGTATGGCAAGAAAATGGATGTGACTCGCTTGTATCATTAGGTGGTGGATCATCACATGATTGTGCGAAAGGCATTGGGCTTGTCGCAGCAAATGGAGGAAGAATTCACGATTATGAGGGAATAGATAAATCTAGTAATCCATTTGTACCATTTGTAGCAGTGAACACGACCGCTGGTACTGCATCTGAAATGACACGTTTCTGTATTATCACTGACACAAGCCGTAAAGTAAAAATGGCGATTGTGGATTGGAGAGTTACTCCTGCTGTATCAATTAATGATCCGGAATTAATGGTAGGAATGCCACCATCACTAACAGCTGCAACAGGAATGGATGCGTTAACTCATGCAATTGAGGCATATGTATCTACAGATGCGAACCCATTAACAGATTCTGCAGCGTTAATGGCGATTGAACTCATTTCAGAATATCTTCCAAAAGCAGTTGCGAATGGTTCCAATATGGAAGCCCGTGAAAAAATGGCATATGCTCAATTCTTAGCAGGGATGGCATTTAATAATGCAAGCTTAGGCTATGTTCATGCGATGGCTCATCAATTAGGTGGATTTTATAATCTACCTCATGGTGTATGTAATGCGATTTTACTCCCTCATGTCGAGCAATTTAACCTCATTGCAGCCCCTGAACGTTTCCGCGATATAGCCGTGGCAATGGGCGAAAATATCGATGGACTTTCTGTCAATGAAGCAGCTCAAAAGGCGATTGAAGCAATTAAGAAACTATCTGCATCGATTGGAATTCCATCAGGGTTAGCAGAATTAGGTGTAAAAGAAGAAGATTTCGAGATTATGGCAGCCAATGCGCAAAAGGATGCTACACACCTTACCAACCCAAGAAAAGCAACCTTAGAGGAAATCGTACAAATCTTTAAAAATGCAATGTAA
- a CDS encoding ATP-binding protein, translating to MKLQTKLIIAFSSIVVIMALLQSIFFQNRIQNVFENYVRQNESERIETWKEILTEYYQFYGKWDDIQQVLVNNKNLVQNRKGPMWKNNQTIPRMAELQLIVADKNGKVIGDSDEEWIGHNSKEISGIHEDLLLNGQKIGELIIERDKSIGILSLEQQFLNSMNNSLLFGTAIAVVVAVLFGIVFANKLTKPLESLMIGIRHLAKGDTSYRVTVNTKDEFHQLSKAFNEMSAKLEHNEEVRKQLVADVAHELRTPLSILRGQLESIQEGAIQPTPEVILQLNDEVLRLTRLVNDLQQLSLAEAGQLVLNKKRVNIKQMIQKIMFHFEWLAEEKEIQLQLIGDEEIMIEVDPDRFTQVIVNLLGNALRHTPNHGKVTIEIKKEEQPQRVMISLKDSGPGIDEEYLPYIFERFYRTDSSRSRDQGGTGLGLSIAKGFVEAHGGRINVESKKGEGTTFLIQLPL from the coding sequence ATGAAACTTCAAACTAAGCTGATTATCGCTTTTAGCAGCATCGTTGTGATTATGGCTTTATTGCAATCTATTTTTTTTCAAAACCGGATTCAAAATGTTTTCGAAAATTATGTCAGACAAAATGAAAGTGAAAGAATTGAGACATGGAAAGAGATATTAACGGAATATTACCAATTTTACGGCAAATGGGATGATATACAACAAGTTTTAGTCAATAATAAAAATTTAGTTCAAAATCGTAAAGGACCAATGTGGAAAAATAATCAGACGATCCCGCGAATGGCTGAACTTCAATTAATTGTTGCAGATAAAAACGGAAAAGTCATTGGCGATTCGGACGAAGAATGGATTGGGCATAACAGTAAAGAGATATCGGGTATTCATGAAGATTTACTCCTAAATGGGCAGAAAATCGGTGAACTGATCATTGAAAGGGATAAGAGTATCGGAATTTTAAGCTTGGAACAACAATTTTTAAATTCGATGAATAATTCCCTTTTATTTGGAACTGCGATTGCAGTTGTGGTCGCTGTGTTATTTGGCATTGTCTTTGCAAACAAATTAACAAAGCCATTAGAAAGTTTAATGATTGGGATTCGTCATTTAGCAAAAGGTGATACTTCCTATCGGGTAACGGTGAATACCAAGGATGAGTTTCATCAATTATCGAAAGCATTTAATGAAATGTCGGCAAAATTGGAACACAATGAAGAGGTGCGAAAGCAACTTGTTGCTGATGTCGCTCATGAACTTCGAACTCCTTTATCCATCCTTAGAGGTCAACTTGAATCTATTCAGGAAGGGGCCATTCAACCGACGCCAGAAGTGATTTTGCAACTGAATGATGAAGTTTTGCGTTTGACACGACTCGTGAATGATTTGCAACAGTTAAGTTTAGCAGAGGCAGGCCAATTAGTTTTAAATAAAAAGAGGGTCAATATCAAGCAAATGATTCAAAAGATTATGTTCCATTTTGAATGGTTAGCTGAGGAGAAAGAGATCCAATTACAATTAATCGGGGATGAAGAGATAATGATCGAAGTTGATCCTGATCGCTTCACACAGGTCATTGTCAATTTATTAGGGAATGCGTTGCGCCACACCCCCAATCATGGAAAAGTGACTATTGAGATAAAGAAAGAAGAACAACCTCAGCGAGTGATGATTTCACTGAAGGATTCTGGTCCAGGAATTGATGAAGAATATCTCCCTTATATCTTTGAACGCTTTTATCGAACCGATTCTTCAAGGTCGCGAGATCAAGGGGGAACTGGATTAGGACTATCCATTGCCAAAGGATTTGTTGAAGCTCATGGTGGTAGAATAAATGTTGAGAGCAAAAAAGGGGAAGGGACTACATTTCTTATTCAACTTCCATTATGA
- a CDS encoding response regulator transcription factor: MKKKILVVDDESKIRDMVSSYLINEGYVTIEASNGYEVIDQIKQNEIDLILLDIMMPGIDGYQTLREVRQMNKKIPVILLTAKSDEVDKLLGLEMGADDYITKPFSLRELLARMKAVLRRTSSDGETLDEEMIIRGDISINLSKYEVYVSGRKVGLTPTEFKILVALAQKPGRVFSRLQLMNIAMGEAYANYERSIDTHVSNLRKKVEEDPANPKYIHTVYGIGYRFGGEV, encoded by the coding sequence ATGAAAAAAAAGATTTTAGTGGTTGATGATGAATCGAAAATCCGGGATATGGTCAGTTCTTATTTAATCAATGAGGGATACGTAACAATCGAGGCAAGTAATGGCTATGAAGTAATTGATCAAATAAAACAAAATGAAATTGATCTAATTTTGCTTGATATTATGATGCCAGGTATAGATGGTTATCAAACTTTGCGTGAAGTTCGACAAATGAACAAAAAAATACCTGTCATTTTATTAACGGCAAAATCAGATGAGGTAGACAAACTACTAGGACTTGAAATGGGTGCAGATGATTATATTACCAAACCTTTTAGTTTACGAGAATTATTAGCTAGAATGAAGGCGGTATTAAGACGTACTAGTTCAGATGGTGAAACACTTGATGAAGAAATGATTATAAGAGGGGATATTTCAATAAACCTTTCTAAATATGAAGTTTATGTTTCAGGGAGAAAAGTAGGATTAACGCCTACTGAATTTAAAATATTGGTTGCCTTAGCGCAAAAGCCAGGAAGGGTATTCAGTCGTCTACAGTTAATGAATATTGCAATGGGTGAAGCCTATGCCAATTACGAACGCTCTATTGACACTCATGTCAGCAATCTGAGAAAAAAAGTTGAGGAAGATCCAGCGAATCCAAAATACATTCATACTGTATATGGAATTGGCTACCGTTTTGGAGGAGAAGTATGA
- the fabI gene encoding enoyl-ACP reductase FabI has product MESLLKGKNILIMGVANKRSIAWAIAESLYKAGARLIFTYQGEKFGKNLKELTADMGEVLMYSCDVTKDEEIKDLFQRLKEEVGTLHGVVHSIAHAKVEELTGKYANTSRDGYLMAQNISVYSLVAVAREAEPLMTEGGSIVTMTYLGGERVVKNYNVMGVAKAALESSVKYLANDLGPNGIRVNAISAGPIRTLAAKGVSDFNTILHEIQEKAPLRRATDASEVGDTALFLMSHLSRGITGEVIHVDSGYHILGMA; this is encoded by the coding sequence GTGGAAAGCCTTTTAAAAGGAAAAAATATTCTAATTATGGGTGTGGCAAATAAAAGAAGTATTGCTTGGGCAATTGCCGAGTCTCTATATAAAGCAGGAGCTCGCTTGATTTTTACCTATCAGGGAGAAAAATTCGGGAAAAACTTAAAGGAATTAACTGCAGATATGGGAGAAGTACTGATGTATTCCTGTGATGTAACAAAAGATGAGGAAATCAAAGACTTATTTCAACGTTTAAAAGAAGAAGTGGGTACACTTCATGGTGTCGTACATAGTATTGCTCATGCGAAAGTAGAAGAATTAACAGGTAAATATGCGAATACATCAAGAGATGGTTATTTAATGGCTCAAAATATTAGTGTCTATTCCTTAGTAGCCGTAGCTCGTGAAGCTGAACCTTTAATGACAGAAGGGGGAAGCATTGTGACGATGACCTATCTTGGAGGAGAAAGAGTTGTTAAGAACTATAATGTGATGGGAGTAGCAAAAGCCGCATTAGAATCTAGTGTCAAGTATTTAGCTAATGATCTTGGACCAAATGGTATACGTGTAAATGCCATCTCTGCTGGTCCGATTCGGACATTGGCGGCAAAAGGAGTATCTGATTTCAATACAATTCTCCATGAAATTCAAGAAAAGGCCCCTCTTCGTCGGGCGACCGATGCTTCGGAAGTGGGAGATACGGCTCTATTTTTAATGAGTCATTTATCTCGTGGTATCACTGGTGAAGTGATTCATGTCGACAGTGGGTATCACATTCTAGGAATGGCTTAA
- a CDS encoding Spo0E family sporulation regulatory protein-aspartic acid phosphatase encodes MDKEDKIEIARNILNNAANMNMNKEIILKISQKIDKYIIEYLRNDGEKG; translated from the coding sequence GTGGACAAAGAAGATAAAATAGAAATAGCAAGGAATATTCTTAATAATGCGGCAAATATGAACATGAACAAAGAAATTATCCTGAAAATAAGCCAAAAAATTGATAAATATATAATTGAATATTTACGCAATGATGGGGAAAAAGGGTGA
- a CDS encoding helix-turn-helix domain-containing protein: MEKNVEIDNKAIGQRIRVEREKLGLSRGEFAEIIELSDYYVGQLERGERQMSLPVLVKIASCLHVSLDYLIWGKNTYDAYYIRDAYNMYDAFDSNKDAELNELINKCSPKELELVKKLIKTVLPYVGKN, from the coding sequence GTGGAAAAAAATGTAGAAATAGATAACAAAGCCATCGGGCAGAGAATACGGGTAGAAAGGGAAAAGCTTGGACTTTCACGGGGAGAGTTTGCAGAAATCATAGAACTTTCGGACTACTACGTGGGGCAACTGGAACGTGGGGAGCGGCAGATGAGCCTCCCCGTTTTGGTTAAAATCGCCAGTTGTCTACATGTGTCTTTAGATTACCTTATTTGGGGAAAAAATACCTATGATGCTTATTATATCCGTGATGCATATAATATGTATGACGCCTTCGATAGTAACAAAGACGCAGAGCTAAATGAATTGATTAACAAGTGCTCGCCGAAAGAATTAGAGTTAGTCAAAAAACTTATCAAAACGGTCCTTCCTTATGTGGGCAAAAACTAA
- a CDS encoding FMN-dependent NADH-azoreductase: MAKVLYITANPKQVNESFSLTLGQEFLNVYKKENPNDEIVTLDLYKEYIPLIDEEVLSGWGKLRNQESLTESEQKKVARMNELVDQFVAADKYIFVTPLWNLSVPPMMRAYVDCIMQAGKTFKYTEQGPIGLLNGKKAVHIQARGGFYSEGPGTEVEMGDRYIRAILNFMGVTDVQSIYMEGHAYDPSRTEEFKSKAMDQVISVAKMF; this comes from the coding sequence ATGGCAAAAGTTCTATATATTACAGCAAATCCCAAACAAGTAAATGAATCATTCAGTCTAACCCTTGGTCAAGAGTTCCTTAACGTGTACAAAAAGGAAAATCCAAACGATGAAATCGTTACTTTGGATTTATATAAAGAGTATATCCCTTTGATCGATGAGGAAGTCTTATCTGGATGGGGTAAGCTTAGAAATCAGGAAAGTTTAACTGAAAGTGAACAAAAGAAAGTAGCACGGATGAATGAGCTGGTCGATCAATTCGTAGCTGCAGACAAATATATTTTTGTTACTCCTTTATGGAATCTTTCCGTTCCGCCTATGATGCGTGCGTATGTCGACTGTATTATGCAAGCTGGGAAAACATTTAAATACACAGAACAAGGTCCCATTGGTTTGTTAAACGGAAAGAAAGCTGTACACATCCAAGCTCGTGGAGGTTTTTATTCTGAAGGACCTGGTACCGAAGTAGAAATGGGAGATCGGTATATTCGAGCTATCTTAAACTTTATGGGTGTTACAGACGTGCAATCGATTTATATGGAAGGTCATGCCTATGACCCAAGTCGTACAGAAGAATTTAAGTCAAAAGCAATGGATCAGGTAATTAGTGTAGCAAAGATGTTTTAA
- a CDS encoding thioesterase family protein: protein MEFRLSIGLNGTKETIVSEQNTAKTYGSGALEVFATPAMIGLMEGAAMNAVQSHLPVGYGTVGTWVDVKHAAATPMGMKVTAKAELIEVNGKRLLFQVEARDDVGLIGEGKHERYIVEEEKFLAKTNSKRER from the coding sequence ATGGAATTCAGATTGTCCATCGGATTAAACGGAACAAAAGAAACGATCGTATCAGAACAGAATACGGCCAAAACCTATGGAAGTGGAGCTTTAGAGGTCTTTGCTACACCAGCGATGATTGGATTAATGGAAGGGGCAGCCATGAATGCTGTACAATCCCATCTTCCTGTTGGTTATGGTACGGTTGGTACGTGGGTAGATGTCAAGCATGCTGCAGCAACACCAATGGGAATGAAAGTCACTGCAAAAGCAGAATTAATCGAAGTGAATGGGAAACGGCTTTTGTTTCAAGTAGAAGCAAGGGATGATGTTGGGCTAATTGGTGAAGGGAAACATGAACGATATATCGTAGAAGAAGAAAAATTCTTAGCGAAAACGAACTCAAAAAGAGAAAGATAA
- a CDS encoding ABC transporter permease, with the protein MSTFALILTLVFVAVSIFLSVWQRLGLEKDIMIGTIRAAIQLIAVGYVLHTIFRLRSWIFILLMLTVMITVATLNARKKGKGLLGIGRRIAIAITLTEILTMGLLIGLKIIGSTPQYVIPISGMIIGNAMVVSGLFLNRLKSEIDTRREEIKVYLALGATSKQAISSVMRSTVKAAMLPTIDGMKTVGLVQLPGMMTGMIVAGANPIEAVRYQILIMYSFTSSAAITAIVLGILTHGLLFNKAHQFIERY; encoded by the coding sequence ATGAGTACTTTTGCACTCATTTTGACCTTAGTATTTGTGGCTGTATCGATATTTTTGTCAGTATGGCAACGATTAGGACTGGAAAAGGATATTATGATCGGGACCATTCGAGCAGCTATCCAATTGATTGCTGTCGGTTATGTTTTACATACGATCTTTCGACTTCGATCTTGGATTTTTATTCTATTGATGTTAACCGTTATGATCACTGTGGCCACATTGAATGCGAGAAAAAAGGGAAAAGGATTACTAGGAATTGGTCGGAGGATTGCAATTGCTATTACTTTGACAGAGATTTTGACAATGGGATTGCTGATTGGTTTAAAGATTATTGGATCCACTCCACAATATGTGATTCCAATCAGTGGAATGATTATTGGTAATGCCATGGTCGTATCTGGATTATTTTTGAATCGGCTAAAATCGGAAATTGACACAAGAAGAGAAGAGATAAAAGTTTATTTGGCTTTAGGAGCTACTTCGAAACAAGCCATTTCATCAGTCATGAGAAGTACGGTAAAGGCTGCGATGTTACCAACCATTGATGGAATGAAAACGGTAGGATTGGTTCAACTTCCAGGGATGATGACAGGCATGATTGTAGCAGGGGCTAATCCCATTGAGGCTGTTCGCTATCAGATTCTCATTATGTATTCCTTCACTTCTTCGGCAGCAATTACTGCGATTGTGTTAGGGATCTTAACCCATGGACTATTGTTTAATAAAGCACATCAGTTTATTGAACGGTATTAA
- a CDS encoding phosphate ABC transporter ATP-binding protein, producing the protein MEELITIENVVKNDDKGNAILKGISAKVMDGELITIIGPSGSGKSTFLSLLNRMTDPDSGIIRFKGKNYLEMNVLELRRKIGMVFQVPTMLSGTVRENLLIGPKLFRQTLSEEEIDNLLEQVALPKTLKDQDARTLSGGQKQRVSLARTLANKPEILLLDEVTASLDPTSSLEIEGLVQVLHEQQRKTILWVTHNLKQAKRVGQYTWVIANGKIVEQGPTEEVFENPQHEITKEFIVTAFDQEGEIQ; encoded by the coding sequence ATGGAAGAATTGATTACAATTGAAAATGTTGTGAAAAACGATGATAAAGGTAACGCGATTTTAAAGGGAATTTCTGCGAAAGTGATGGACGGGGAACTGATTACTATTATTGGGCCCTCTGGTTCAGGAAAAAGTACCTTTCTTTCCCTACTAAATCGAATGACGGATCCAGATTCAGGAATTATTCGTTTTAAAGGGAAAAATTATCTTGAGATGAATGTCTTAGAACTACGTAGGAAAATCGGGATGGTTTTTCAAGTACCTACGATGCTTTCTGGTACTGTGAGAGAGAATCTATTAATCGGTCCAAAGTTATTTCGGCAAACGTTATCTGAAGAGGAAATAGACAACCTATTAGAACAAGTCGCTCTTCCAAAAACGCTTAAGGATCAAGATGCTCGTACTCTGTCAGGTGGGCAAAAACAAAGAGTATCCTTAGCTCGAACATTAGCCAACAAACCAGAAATCCTCTTATTAGACGAAGTAACTGCATCCCTTGATCCAACAAGTTCCCTTGAAATTGAAGGATTAGTTCAAGTTTTGCATGAACAGCAAAGAAAAACCATTTTATGGGTTACCCATAATTTGAAACAAGCAAAACGGGTAGGCCAATATACATGGGTAATTGCGAATGGAAAAATTGTGGAACAAGGACCAACAGAGGAAGTTTTTGAGAATCCTCAACATGAAATAACAAAAGAATTTATTGTGACCGCATTTGATCAGGAGGGAGAGATTCAATGA
- a CDS encoding HAD family hydrolase → MKTYQIPGRGLLEIEHLVLDFNGTIAEDGKLIEGIKEKLIQLGKAFTIYVVTADTNGSVHRECEGLPVTVHVIGKEDQLGEKKRFIQSLNSRGVISIGNGVNDEWMFEVSDIAIAVIGKEGCATSSLLKSNIVVVNILDAFDLLLKENRFIATLRK, encoded by the coding sequence ATGAAAACTTATCAAATTCCAGGAAGAGGATTACTAGAAATTGAGCATCTTGTTTTAGATTTTAACGGAACGATTGCTGAAGATGGGAAATTAATCGAGGGGATAAAGGAAAAGTTGATCCAATTGGGGAAAGCTTTCACTATTTACGTCGTGACAGCCGATACCAATGGGAGTGTTCATCGGGAATGTGAGGGTTTACCTGTTACCGTTCACGTCATCGGAAAAGAAGATCAATTAGGAGAGAAAAAACGCTTTATTCAAAGCTTAAATTCTCGAGGAGTCATCTCCATTGGCAACGGTGTTAATGATGAGTGGATGTTTGAAGTTTCCGATATCGCTATTGCCGTCATCGGTAAAGAAGGGTGTGCGACATCGTCCCTGTTAAAAAGTAATATTGTCGTAGTAAATATCCTCGATGCCTTCGATTTATTATTAAAAGAGAATCGATTCATTGCAACATTAAGAAAGTAA
- a CDS encoding CoA-disulfide reductase, whose product MSKYVIIGGDAAGMSAATQIRRLQPDAEIVVFEKGEILSYAQCGLPYYIAGLVPTAEDLIARTKEQFEEKYKITIHLKHEVTFIDPVSNHVTALALDNQEEVVTNYDYLLIATGGEAIVPPWKGTDLDGVTVLKTIPDANRILKWLDERKEIQKVVIIGGGYIGLEMAEAFHIRGKEVQIIDIADQLNASFDPEMAEHAKTELEKQGIKVSLQEEVKEIKGEGRVQSVVTDKGEYSADLVVISIGIRPNSEIAKQAGIELGPRNAIRVNSRMQTNIENIYAAGDCATHYHLVKQQDDYIPLGTTANKQGRIAGTNLGGRNAEFKGIVGTAVMKVLDLEMARTGLNEKEAKALNIDYETVTIKSRHHATYYPNAERLFIKLIFKKDDRTLLGGQVVGYAGVDKRIDVLAMAITFGMKIDELQDLDLSYAPPFNGVWDPVQQASRVAEKVK is encoded by the coding sequence TTGAGCAAATATGTGATTATTGGCGGGGATGCAGCAGGAATGAGTGCAGCTACTCAAATTCGTCGATTACAACCTGATGCGGAAATCGTAGTCTTTGAAAAAGGAGAAATCCTTTCCTATGCCCAGTGTGGACTCCCTTATTATATTGCAGGATTAGTACCAACCGCTGAGGATCTCATTGCCAGAACAAAGGAACAGTTTGAGGAAAAGTACAAAATCACGATTCATCTGAAGCACGAGGTAACCTTTATTGATCCTGTTTCTAATCATGTTACGGCATTAGCATTGGATAATCAAGAAGAAGTGGTTACGAACTATGATTATCTTCTGATTGCAACAGGTGGTGAAGCGATTGTACCACCTTGGAAGGGAACAGACTTAGATGGGGTAACAGTTCTTAAAACCATTCCAGATGCCAACCGAATTCTCAAGTGGTTAGATGAACGGAAAGAGATTCAGAAGGTCGTGATTATTGGTGGCGGCTATATTGGTCTAGAAATGGCAGAAGCCTTCCATATAAGAGGAAAAGAAGTGCAAATTATTGATATTGCCGATCAGTTGAATGCATCATTTGATCCAGAAATGGCTGAACACGCAAAAACAGAGTTAGAGAAACAGGGAATCAAAGTTAGCTTGCAAGAAGAAGTAAAAGAAATAAAAGGAGAAGGACGAGTTCAATCCGTCGTCACGGATAAAGGGGAATACTCTGCAGATTTGGTCGTTATCTCTATTGGAATCCGACCAAATAGTGAAATTGCGAAACAAGCAGGTATTGAACTAGGTCCTCGAAATGCCATTCGTGTCAATTCTAGAATGCAAACCAATATCGAAAATATCTACGCAGCAGGAGACTGTGCGACTCATTATCATCTCGTAAAACAACAGGATGATTATATCCCACTTGGAACAACAGCGAATAAACAAGGGAGAATAGCGGGAACTAACCTTGGTGGGAGAAATGCAGAGTTTAAAGGAATTGTCGGTACCGCGGTGATGAAGGTTCTCGATTTGGAAATGGCAAGAACGGGTCTAAATGAAAAAGAAGCAAAAGCATTAAATATTGATTATGAGACTGTAACCATCAAATCCCGTCACCATGCGACCTATTATCCGAATGCAGAACGTCTATTTATTAAGCTCATCTTTAAAAAGGATGACCGAACATTACTTGGCGGACAAGTGGTTGGTTATGCTGGTGTCGATAAGCGGATCGATGTATTGGCAATGGCGATTACGTTTGGAATGAAGATCGATGAGTTACAAGACTTAGATCTCTCTTATGCTCCACCATTTAATGGGGTATGGGATCCAGTTCAACAAGCTTCAAGGGTAGCAGAAAAAGTGAAGTAA
- a CDS encoding phosphate-starvation-inducible PsiE family protein, with translation MRILPIIDEKIEGIIKWIEIVLAIILVLTVIAEGGYIVIDLLHLVRSHNIIDQSKTVLGDFLVLVVSLEFAIMLIRKNPFAIIDIVMIALARKIVLEYKSATEYFIAAITLTLLFIVRKVVTKQEERKRL, from the coding sequence ATGAGGATATTACCAATAATTGACGAAAAAATCGAGGGGATTATTAAATGGATTGAGATTGTTTTAGCAATTATACTGGTTTTAACGGTTATTGCTGAAGGTGGGTATATTGTCATTGATTTGTTACATCTGGTAAGAAGTCATAATATCATTGATCAATCGAAGACTGTATTGGGTGATTTTCTTGTTTTGGTTGTGAGTTTAGAGTTTGCCATTATGTTGATTCGTAAAAATCCATTTGCCATTATTGATATCGTAATGATTGCGTTAGCGAGAAAAATCGTTCTGGAATATAAAAGTGCGACAGAATATTTCATTGCCGCAATCACTTTAACTTTATTATTCATAGTCCGAAAAGTGGTAACAAAGCAAGAAGAGAGAAAAAGGCTCTAA
- a CDS encoding Crp/Fnr family transcriptional regulator translates to MIDTQMVQQAKEKFPYFQKLFDDPNRLAQCTFQNIPSGTYAFFEGEYYPFVSLVLSGTLRVSKIGENGREIVLYRVHQGESCVLLISSALSGEAYQANAYVEEDAAVIHIPISIYKEEMLQVELVQKFTYQLYNQRLANMMSIVEEITFNRMDKRLIDFILNHTSEQKPILEITHEKLALELGTAREVISRLLKDLEKKGYLQLKRGKITITNRDQLALFLQSM, encoded by the coding sequence TTGATCGATACTCAAATGGTTCAACAGGCAAAAGAAAAGTTTCCCTATTTTCAAAAACTTTTTGACGATCCAAATCGTCTTGCCCAATGTACATTTCAAAATATCCCTTCAGGCACATACGCATTCTTTGAAGGGGAATATTATCCTTTTGTTTCGCTCGTGCTAAGCGGTACCTTACGAGTATCTAAGATTGGAGAAAATGGAAGAGAAATCGTTCTATATCGAGTTCATCAAGGGGAGAGTTGTGTTCTTTTAATTAGCAGTGCATTATCTGGAGAAGCCTATCAAGCCAATGCATATGTGGAGGAAGACGCTGCGGTGATTCATATCCCCATATCCATTTATAAAGAAGAAATGTTACAAGTAGAGCTTGTCCAGAAATTTACTTACCAATTGTATAATCAGAGACTTGCGAATATGATGAGTATCGTTGAAGAAATTACTTTTAATCGAATGGATAAACGGCTGATTGATTTCATTTTAAATCATACGTCTGAACAAAAGCCAATACTAGAAATCACACACGAAAAGTTAGCCCTTGAGCTTGGAACAGCTAGAGAAGTCATCAGTCGTCTGCTCAAGGATTTAGAGAAAAAAGGATATCTTCAATTAAAACGTGGGAAGATTACAATTACAAATCGAGATCAACTTGCACTTTTCCTCCAATCTATGTGA
- a CDS encoding YgaP family membrane protein gives MKQNVGTIDRIIRVILGVILLALLFTDISFRNFGWIGVIPLLTGAIGYCPLYSIFKIKTN, from the coding sequence ATGAAACAAAACGTAGGAACCATTGATCGAATCATTCGAGTCATTTTAGGAGTTATACTCCTTGCACTACTATTTACCGACATCTCTTTTCGTAATTTTGGTTGGATAGGAGTAATTCCTTTGCTAACTGGTGCAATTGGTTATTGTCCTCTCTATTCCATATTCAAAATAAAAACCAATTAA